In Arenicella xantha, the genomic window ATGACGTTTAGTCATAGATAGAGAAAAAACCAATAACCGGAATTTTTAAATGGCCGAAATTTTCACCTTAGTAAATCTAGTCGATTTATTACTACTAGTATTACTACAAGCCGTGTTGGGCTTTGACAATTTGCTTTATATCTCATTGGAGAGCAAACGCGCTCCGCTTGAGAAACAAAAAGCAGTCCGCTTTTGGGGCATCATTATTGCGGTCGCATTACGAATCATATTGTTATTCCTACTGCTAAACATGATCAAAGCTTTCCAAAATGAGTTATTCGCAATTCATTGGGAAGGAATCATTCATGCGACCTTTACGTTACACGCAATCATTGTGTTGTTTGGCGGGGTATTCATTCTCTATACCGCCATGAAAGAGATATTGCATATGATGAGCCTCGAAGATATTAACCAAGAAGAAAGAAGCAATAAATCGATCGGCTTTGTGATTTTTTGGATCGTGGCGATGAACGTTGTGTTCTCATTTGACTCTATTCTAAGCGCTATGGCGGTGACCAAAGTGTTCGCCGTTATGGCCACCGCCATTCTCATTGGCGGAATATTAATGGTGGCATTAGCCGATACCGTATCCGACTTCTTAACCAAGAATCGAATGTACGAAGTACTCGGCTTATTCATCTTATTCTTAGTCGGCGTTATGCTGCTATCTGAAGGCGGCCATCTCGCTCACATGCAATTGTTCGGAAACCCCATTGAACAAATGTCGAAAACCACATTTTATTTTGTTTTATTCGTACTGATTATCAGTGACATAGTCCAAAGTCGCTATCAGCGTAAATTGAATATCGCAAAAAAAGGGGTAGGTAGTAAAACCCCATAAAATGCACGATGAAGTCTTTAAAAATCGTGATTTATTAGCGATGACGCTAATTGGCAACATGGTAATTAGTTCGTCAAGTGCTATTATCAAGTTGTAATAATGCGCATTTACAACAATAACAAACCTTTGAAAAACCAATAGTTTAAACGTAGGAGGATGTATGTCTGCAGACACCCCCAGTCAATCAGTACTCGTCATATCAGCGGATACTACCGTTGTCGAAACCATTCTTGGTGGTAACACTACTGATCAGCAATTTAACGCTCGTGAATCGGTACAGGCCGCGTTAGCCGAACCCAATTTATTTTTGAACAACAGCATCGTGATTTTTGATATCGATAGCACTGCCGGCGATGTCGGCACCGCGATAGATCAAGCGCTGAAGATCAAACAAAGCGACCCAACTCAAGTATTGATGCTTGTTGGCGAGAAAGAAGGACTCAATGAAATTCTCAAGTCCAATATTCAGCCCGTGGTGTATCGAGCATTTAATAAGCCAGTTAGCGCCAATCAAATTTCATTAGCATTTAAGTCAGCACATGTTTTACATACTGAATTAGTAGAAAAGCAAGCGGCTGGTGAAGACATTATGGTTGTCGGCCCTGCCGAGAATCGAGCTAGTGTTGACTCATTAGCCGCTCAACGTAAAACCAACCCAGCCATTTATGCAGGTATCGGTGTATTAGCGTTAGCTGTAGTCGGCTTTTTGATTTTCGGCGGTGGCGGAGAAGAAGAGCAACAAATCGTTCTCGACACACCAACTGAAGCGACACAAGTCATCGAAGATATCGAAGCGGACACAGTCTCTATTACCAACGAACTAAATCAACAAGCAGCCACAGCACTATTAGAGGGTCGTTATGTGACTCCTGCTGGTGACAATGCTCTTGAGTATTTTGATCAAGTGTTGGAAATTGACCCATATGACTCAACCGCTTACGAAGGGCGTAAAACCGTTGCTGAAGCAATGCGCTCCAACTACAACCAACTAGTTGCAGATGCTCAATTTGATGAAGCACTAAAAACCATAGATGCTTTACGCGCTATTGAACCGTTAAACACCAATAACGATCAGCTTAGCGCCGATTTAGGCAAGGCGATTACAGCCCATGTGAAGAAAGTACGCGCCAGTGGCTCAGAAGAAGAAATAGCTGAAACCGCCGCCGTATTGGAGCGACTGGAAGGTGACGTTGAAGGCTCTAAGACAGCGACTGAAGCTTTGAAGGAAGAACAAGTTCTGATTGGCAACATCGACAACGCGCTGGCTAACGGCAACCTAATCCCTCCTCAAAAAGGAAACGCTTACTCACTGGTTTCAGACGCTTTAAAAGGCAATAAGATCAGCAAGGCCAATTCGGAACCTCGAGTAAAAGAACTTAGCGCCAAACTGCTTGTATTAGCCAATGAAAATTTTGGCTCTGGCAATATGGAAGAGACAGCTAAATTGTCGGCGCTGATCAAACGCTTAAACGTTGACCGTCAGGGCTTAGCCGATCTAAACCAGAAAGTGAAAGCTAAACAAGAAGAAATTGCAGCGGCGAAAGCAGCCGAGCAAAAAACTGAGCCAGTAAAGGTTGCTGAAGCCAAACCTGCGCCACCTAAAATTCTTCCTGCTAAAGTAATCAGTCGAGCACCTCCTCGCTATCCAAGCCGTGCCTTGAAGAACGGGCAAGAGGGTTGGGTACAAGTGGCCTTCTACGTAAACACAGACGGTGTCCCTGAAGATATCACTATTAAGGGATCTGAACCTTCTACAACCTTTGATTCAGCAGCGATAAAATCAGTCGAAAAATGGCGCTTTTCTCCAGCTCGCAATCAGAACACTGGCTTGCCAGTGCGCAGCACCCAAATTACTACTAAGGTGCAATTTCGCTTGAACTAGTGAAATAGGCTATATAGAAAAGGGCGTGCTTTTAGCACGCCCTTTTTTTTGGATTGTCAAAATGATTCCTGCCGCTTGCAACGTCACGCAAGCTTCATTGGCACAACTATCTGTCGTTAACTCGCGTAATCAATGCTTGCGTGGACGGATCAAACGCGTCTTTGGCGCCATCGGCAACATTTGCAGCATTGGGATCAATGGTAGGCTTAAGCTGTTTCGCAAGACGCTTCCCAAGCTCTACGCCCATTTGGTCATACGAATTAATATTCGCAAATAATCCACCACAAAAAGTCCTATGCTCATAAAACGCTAATAATGCACCGAGCGTTGTTGGATTGAGTCGCTGCAAGAGAATAGTTGTCGAGGGCTTATCACCAGCGAATATCTTTGCTTTAGCAGCTAGGTCAGTTAATCCCTCTGTCGCATGCAACTCTTTCACTTCGTCAAGACTTTGGCCCGCTAATAGCGCCGCCGTCTGCGCTAGACCATTAGCCAGCAACTCAAGGTGATGCTCGGGATATTCATGATCAGCACGCAAGGTTAAAATAAACTCGGCCGGGATCAGTGAGGTGCCCTGATGCAACATTTGAAATACCGAATGCTGAACATCAGTGCCGACACCGCCCCAGACCACCGGCGATGTTTCCTGATCGACCGGACTACCATCTACCTGACGATCCTTACCATTGCTCTCGGTTTCTAATTGCTGCAAGTAATCGACCAACGAACGTAAACGGTAATCGTAGGCAAAGATCGCCTTGGAACTCGCGCCCATGAAATTATCATAATAATGATCGAGCATAGCAGCGAGAAAACAGACGTTTTCACTTGGCTTTGTTTGATAAAAATGCTGATCCATTGATGCCGCGCCGGCCAAAAACTCTTGAAACCGATCCATACCAAACACCAATGCAGCCGACAGAGACACTGACGACCACACCGAGTATCTACCACCAACCCATTGCGGGAAGGAAACAACATTTTTTTCAGGTATTCCATACGCAACAGCATTGTCTGGAGCTGCCGTCACTGCGTAGAAATTCTGCAACGGGTTCATCTCCCCGTGTTTAGCAAACCAATCAGCGATCGAGTTTATGTTTTGCAAGGTTTCAGCCGTGGTGAAAGTTTTCGACACTCCGATTACCAATGTGCTTGTAACCCTACAGGCACTCAACACGGCGACTAATTGGTGTGCGTCAATGTTGCCGATAAAGTGAACGGTAATATCGCCGCCTACGTCGCTCAACGCTTCGGTAATTAGCTGTGGCCCTAGCGCAGAGCCGCCAATACCAACATGAATAATGTCAGTCACCTGAGTACTTCGAGCATCGAGTTCTTTGGTAATTGCTGCATATTGCTCAAGCAGCTGATTTGCTGAGGACTGCGCTTGCTCTAACGTCTCGGGGCGACGCATATCGATTCCCTGGTTAGTCGGGTCACGCAATAGCGTATGCAACACCGAGCGATCTTCGGTAATATTAATTCGTTCACCTGAAAACAGATCCGTACGCTTTTTTGCAAACTCAATTTGATCCGAAAATTCGGAGTAAATATTGATCAGCTCAGGACTGATATGAGTTTTACTAAAATCAAAATAGATATCCCCTATCTGCTTGGACATCAGATTTACACGATTACTATCGCTGATAAACTTCTTTTTAATCCCTAAACGCTGATCAAGAACGGCCAACGCCTCTAACCTTTTTCGAAGCGATGGTTCAATTGACGGCGACATGATATTTTCAGACATAGGTAAGCATTGCTTAGCGCGAGGCTAACGGTTAAGTTTTAACATAGACTGGAGATTGTAGTGCATCTCCAATGTACTCGAAAGTGCAAACTTGATTGACATAGTCTAATTGACTTTATTATTGCTGCATCCTTGACGCGGTGTCCAACATTCGGTTAGAGAATCCCCATTCGTTATCGTACCAAGCCTGCACTTTGACAAGCTGTCCATTAATTCGAGTTTGCTCAATATCCACCACGCAAGAATTAGGGTCATGGTTGAAATCAATCGACACCAAAGGAACATTGCTCACGTTGAACACACCCGAACGACCTTCTTTATAGACCTCAAATATATCAGCTATCTCTTGCAATGATGTTTTGCGGGTCGCTAAAAAGGTTAAGTCCAACAAGGATACATTAATGGTTGGCACTCTAACTGCTACGGCATCTAACTTACCATCCAAATCAGGTATTACCTGTCCGATCGCTTTGGCCGAACCGGTACTGGTTGGAATCATCGAGTAACTAGCCGCTCGCCCTCGCCGCTTATCTTTATGATATGAATCCAACAGATTTTGAGTGTTAGTATAAGCATGCACCGTATTCGCTAAACCCGAAACAATTCCAATCGAACTATGCATTGCGCTAGCTACATGCGCCAAACAGTTGGTTGTGCACGACGCATTAGAAATCAGCTGGCTGTTAGGACCTATCTCGCTATCGTTGACTCCAAACACCACAGTCGCATCTAGCCCTTTGCCTGGCGCTGACACGAGTACTTTTTTGGCACCGGCTGTTAAATGCTTGCTCGCTAATTCACGGGTTCGGAAAAATCCTGTACATTCGAGCACGATATCAACATCGAGGTCTCCCCACGGCAAATTTGCGGGGTCTCTCTGCATAAACGCTGGAATAACCTTTCCATCGACCGAAATAGAGTCTTCGGTAAAACTGACAATCTGATTAAATCGTCCATGGGTCGTATCGTATTGCAATAAGTGAGCGTTAGCCTCCGTGGACGCTAAGTCATTAATCGCTACGATATTAAACTGTTTGTCCAAACCCCGCTCATAGACGGCCCGAAGTATATTTCGCCCGATGCGGCCGAAGCCATTTATAGCAATATTGATCATCTCTAAACTCCTAGTTTACTTTTTAATACGGGTCAGCGTTGCACCTCAAAGATAATACCGACAGATTCAAAGAATGTGGTAATTCCGAGGCTGAATATCGCTAGCCGAAGGCACTCTGCAACAACCGATGCTGGGAATAAAAGCCTACACTCATCGGCGTAATTATCATTGAGATAGACTCTCAAGCAGACCACTAAACACTTAATTAGACCCGCCCAACTCTAGATACAAAATTCCATATACCAAGTTCTACAAAGCAGTAACGCTAAACACAAAAAAGCACGCTAAGACGCGTGCTTTTTTGAATTTCATCATCGAACCAACATCACGTTCCTTCTGTCAAGGAGATGGTCGGTGTCGGGACATTAGCGGATTTAATTCCGTCTATCGCCTGAATGATTGCCTTGGTTTGAGCCTTAGGGTCAACCTTAACAACTACCGATGCTTCTGGCCGTTCAGCCTTTAGGCGTGTAACGGTAGACTTAATCGCACGATGATCAACCACATTACGCTCAATTGTTATTTCATTCAACTTGTTGATTTCAATAACAATTGGCTTTGGCGCTTCTGGGTCTGGCGGATCAGCAGAAGCCGGTGGCTTATTAATATCGATACCTGACTCTTTTACAAAACTGGCTGTCACAATGAAGAAAATTAACATGATAAACACCACGTCCAACATGGGCGTGATATCAATATCGGTTTCTTCTTCGTTATTCGCTTTACCTAGACGTTTCATTATTATTTCCTCTGTAACGCTTAACGCTGTGCTTCATACTGCTCGGCAATCAAACCAGCAGCGTGTTCTTCTAAAATACCCTCAACACGTCTGGCGCGACTCGAAGCCATCCAGTGAGCGAAAACGGTAGGAATCGCAACCACTAAACCTAGCACGGTTGTAACCAAGGCCTGAGAGATACCTCCAGCCATCGTTTTAGGATCACCTGCGCCATATAAGGTAATTGCTTGGAAAGTTTGAATCATGCCAGTCACGGTACCTAGTAGACCAAGAAGTGGTGCAACCACCGCAATGATTTTGATAAACATGATCCATGAGTTCAACTTAGGCGATTCTTTCAACATAGCCTCGCCAAGCTTCAATTCCATTGTCTCGGGATCCGTATTCGGATTATCTTGGAACACTTTCAATACGCGACCCAATGGGTTACGTAGAGAAGGACGTTTAAGATCCTTAGCTTGCTTACGCACCTTACCTTCGACACCTATTAACACCAAGATACGGAAAGCGGCAATTAGTAGCGCAAGTACACCCAAGGTAATGATCACATAACCTACGATACCGCCCTCTTTGACTTTCTCACCAACACTCGGAGCCAGAACCAATGCACTTAGCAATGCACCCTTCGTTGGGTCCATCAAGAACGGAGTTACATCTGAGGTACTATTTTGCAAGTCAATTGCCCGACTAGTGAAGTCGCCACGCATTTGACGCTCTAACGCGACGAAACCAAGGCCTTCAGAGTACTGCAGAATGTCACCACCAGTAACCGCATTGAATACACCAACTCGGGTTACCACCTTGTCTTGCTTTTCATAGATCGGAATCGGGTTACCATTATCGTTCTTCAATAGTTCGCCGTTCTCGTCAACTTCGTAACCGACTACATAATTCACCGGGGCAGTGTACTTTACTACCTTACCTTGCTCGGTCATTTCATTCTGCAGTTGGTACCACAAATCTTCTATTTCGGTTATCGAAACTAAGTCAGTCAAACTCGCCATTTTGGCTACCATTTGACGAAGATTTTCAGCACGATCTGGGTATTGAGCACTAATCAGCGACGTCTTATAAGACTCTTGCGCTTCTGACGCCGATAACTGAATCACGCCGAACAACTGCTTTAGATCACCTAGCTCCTTAGCTAAATCCTCTTGCAACGCAATGATTTTCGTTTCATTGGCTTTGAACTGACGATCCAATTCATCACTGATACGCTCTTGACGAGCGCGCTCGTTGCGCATTGCGTTCAAACGGCCTTGCTGCTTACTGCGCTCGGCTTTAAATTGATTCTCACGAGCTGTATTCGCAGTGCGTTCGCGACTCGCTGCTGAGTTTGTTGCGCTCAAAATCCGATTAATATCTAAGGCGCGAGTCGATTCGTTAGCCTGGGCTTGCACACCCGAACTAAAAGGCACAAGCAGAACGACTAACAGCAGTGCAACCGACCTAGACACACCCGAACGAATGACATTGCTAGATCCGTACATTTTCGACCGTCTATTATTTATTTTTGCTAGTAAAGAGACCATGTTAAATCGCCTCCGGTGCTTTGGTGGGAAGAAGCATTAGCCCTTTCACCTCTTTATCTTGTGTCATACGAATAGCCTGTGCAATACCAGCATTGTGTGAGCTATCAAGCGCTTTCCACACCTTTGCTGAGGTATCCCAGTATCCAGCTTGTTTGCCATCGGTAGTGAGATAATACAAGCCAGACCGGCCTACTTGCAGCATATTGACCGACAAGGTTCCTTGCGGCAATTCAAGCTCTTCGACAAAAACGTCGATCGACTGGCCGTAGGCATTCTCAATCGAATACGCCTCTAAGACTTGACGAAATCGCTCAGCGGCAGAAATATTCGCGTTAGTTAAATAACCTTTGATTCGTCCGACACGAGCGCGACGCTCTTCAAGTTTGAACGGAACATCAGCGGCAATAAAGCGCTCTAAACCGTCAATCATGCTGAGCATAAGTGGCACGATCTGGCGCTCAATTAACGAAGCATCTTCGATAGAACGCTCGAGCCGTTGCATGGCTACTTCTTGAGCCTGCAAAGTTCGACGCATGCGATCGTTAAACTTCTTCAACACCTCAACGTTTTTACGCTGTTGATGGTAGTCAGCAATAACCTTTTCGGTTTGCTCGGAGATTGCATCAATACGCTTCTGCGACGCGGCACCTGACCCTTGACGCTTTATTCCGCTATTCAAGATATCATCGGTCTTGTCTGCATAGGCAGTGAATGGCATCAACGCCGCGAGTGAGAGACAAAGCACACTCTTTTTCACTACTGACTTCAGTACTACTGTACGCATATTTAACCTCTTTATAAGTCCAAGACTAAAGCTTGGCTTTTTATTGGTTCTTTCAAGTAAACGTGTTTATAAATCAAACACGAATTATCTAATTTGTTTATCTATCGATTAAGTAATTGGCTCAACGCTAGTATCAATCTCAGGGATTGGTGCCTCGAGCTCTCTAATTCGAATAACTTCTGATTTAACGTATCTGATCCAATTTCGAGCATCACCAGAAACTTTCTCGTAGTTAGTAGCTCGATTGAAAGTCGCTTCAGCCTCGACAAATTGCTTTTGCTCAAACTGTGCTAAACCTAGGCTAATGAATACGCCGCCGGTGTTCTGCAGGCCACCTTTATTGATAGCTTTTTTGAGCGCGCTTTCAGCTTCACGCCAGCGATTCAGTTGAATTAGAGATAGACCAAGCTGGTTGTACAACTTACCGTCTTTCGCCAAACCAGCCGCCTTTTCCAATGGCGCAAGGGCTTTTTCGTACTCTTTTGCTGCAAACAATGCTTGTGCGTAGATACGATAATTCTTAAGCACGCCTTTGATCACGCCCGAATTCAGACCTTTTTCCATGATCTGTGCCGCGGCATAAGGATTGTCGAGACTCATATTTAACTGCGCGAGTGCAACCACTTCGGCTTCAGATGTCAGTAAGTTCTGATCATACAAAGCTTGATACATCGCGGTCATACGAGGTTGATCATCCAACTCGTTATAAACGCTCGCCATAGTCAGCAAATATGATTTCTTTGGATAAAACTGAACCAATTGCTTAAGCACTGGCAACATCTTGCGATAGTCATTCTTCTGGCGATAGATCTGACTCAATAATTGCAACCAACCTTCTTTAGGTACGCTACCAACTTCTTCATACTTAGAAATACCCTTTTGCACATTTGGTAGCGCAGCGTCGTAATCTTTAAGCATGTAGTGAGCTTGACCTACTAGCATGTAAGCGTCAGCAGCTGGATCTTGCTGAGTCTTAAACCATTGCTGGGCATACTTGAGGGCTTCACGATAATTTTCTTGTGAAAACAGAACCTGAGCAATCACATACAACATTTGATTGTAAAAAGCATCGGATAAACCCTCGCGAGTCGCCGTTACCAATTTGAATTCTCGCAAGGCGCAATTCAAATTATCTTCTTCAAAACAAATGTTGCCACGATAGTTATGCAAATAGGCTTTCTCGATATTATTTAATTCGGGATCTTGCGCCAATTTATCTAAAAGTGCCTTGGTTTCGTTGGTTCGCTTTTCTTCAAAAGACAATTGAATCTTCTCAAACGTCTTCATGTGCTTTTGACGTATCGACTCTACCCGTTTGGTCTGCCTTTTATTACTAGCGCCTTCTTCTTGCGCTACAGCTTGCTGTGCGCCGAACACCGCAACCTCAACCGCCACAAACATCGGTACCATAAGTACGGCTGTTGCAACGGAGGCTGTTATTGTCTTCAAAAAATTCATGGTATTCATAGTTTCACCTCGCTGAGAGTGATTGTTATTCGGCTCGCCGACTTAACAACCACCTTCCATTTCAAAAACCACCCGGATTTCTACTCCAGAAACGTCTACTGGCTTACCACCAACCTGACGGGGTTTGTACTTGTACTTAAGTGCAGCCTTTTTCGCGGCACTTTCAAACATTGACGAAGTACTTGCCATCACTTCAGGGTTAGTTACTGTGCCACTCGAAGTTACCGTATAACGCAAATCAACCGAACCACACAAACCTCGTTCTGCCGCACGTCGTGGGTAGATCGGAGGAGGACGGAAGATTGGCAAATATTCCCCATCATTGGAGTTGAACCCTTTAAGATCACGATTAATACCAACTTTCACCGCGCCAAGCGCAAAGTTGGAATTAATATCAAGCCGATCAGCCACAACCTGCACGTCAGGCACATCGGGCTGCTGCTCTACTTCGTCCGGGCGCTGAGGCTTAGGCGTGATAGTTTGAACTTCTTCGTTCTTAGGATTGAATTTAAAGTCTGGCAATTTCAGATCCTGAGACTCTACCAATTCAGGCTCCTCCATCTTAATCAAGGCATACATACCTACGATTAGACCAAGCGTCACGAATACTGCGATCACTAGGGATTGAATAGATCTAAACATGATTACTACTCCGATTTAGTCGCGACAGTGGGAAGTTGAATGCCAGCTTCTTTAAGCGCGTCAACAACTTTCATGACGGTCTCGGCATTGGACTCAATATCCGCTTGCACAATCACTTCCCCATCAGGGGTCTCTGCTCGCAAACGGGCCACGTTGGCTTTGATAGCGCGCGGATCAATTACCCGTCGATCAAGCCATATATCATTGTTTTCATCGATAGCAAGAAGGATAGATGCCTTCGGATGCTTAACAGCATTAACCGCTTCAGGCTTAGTAACTTTAGCGCCGCTCTCTTTAATAAAGCTAGCGGTAACGATGAAGAAAATGAGCATAATGAAGACAACGTCCAACATCGGCGTAATGTCGATTTTGGCGTCTTCCTCTTGTCTATTTCTAAGTGCTCGTCTCATTTAATGTTCTCCCAACTTAGGGGGTTAATTCTTGGCTGATAACTACTGAGCTACGGGTCTAATGATCCAAGGTCAGGTTTTCATTCAACTTTTCTCGTTCTTGTTCAGCCTTACGCTGCAACCAAAAACTTAAGAACAAGCCGGATAAAGCCGCCACCATTCCAGCCATAGTTGGAACAGTCGCACGCGAAACACCGCCTGCCATCGCACGAGCGTTACTAGTGCCGTTGATCGCCATGACTTGGAAAACCTCAATCATGCCAGTTACAGTACCGAGCAACCCAAATAGCGGAGCCAATGCAACGCAAGCTTGGATCATCGATAAATTTTCACGCAACTTACTAGCGACACGGGACACCAGCTCTTCACGAACTTGGTGAGCCGCCCAAGACTTACGTTCGGTACGCGACTCCCACTCTTCAATCGCCGACTTAACAGCCGAACGATGAGCACCGCGTATATAAAATATGCGCTCAATAATCATGAACCACATAATAATGAGTAATCCAGCGATCAGATATAAAACCGGTCCGCCCAGCTCCATAAAATCTCGAATGTACTCAAAGATGACTAAAATAAACTCTGGCATCTTGTGAAACCTCTATTGTTACTGACAGTCTCTTATTTCGTTAAGTTCGCTGGCCACAATTGTCCAGCGAACTTAACCCGAGACCAAAAGCGCTTAGCTTTCGATCTGACGAGCAACCATACCAGCTGACTGCTCTTCGAGGATTTCCTCAACACGCTTCGCTTTTGACGCAGCGGCGGTATGCAAGAGAACGATCGGAATTGCTACTACTAGACCACATACTGTGGTTACCAGCGCTTGAGAAATACCGCCAGCCATAAGCTTTGGATCTCCCGCACCGAACAAAGTAATTGATTGGAACGTCTCAATCATACCGAGCACCGTACCGAGTAGACCCGCTAGTGGTGCTACTACTGAAACGATCTTCAAGAACATCAACCAAGATGTCAGTTTCGGCGTTTCCTTCATAATCGCCTCAGACAACCTCAGCTCCATCGCCTCGGTATCTTTAGTTGGATTATCAGTAACCGCTTTCAATACACGACCAAGTGGGTTCTTCGTTGAAGGCGAGCCAGGATTCTTAGCTTGCTTGTTAACGGAAGCCGCAACACCAAACAACGTCACAATCTTGTAAATAGCGATTAACGCGGCGAATAAACCAACACCTAAAATGATGTAACCAACTGGTCCACCTTGGTCAATTCGCTCTCTCAGACTTGGACTCTCAACTGCCGCATCAAGTAAGCGACCTTGTGTTGGATCCAACGCGAAATTAACCGTACCACCTGAACCAGCTGCTCCGAACAAATCACCAGCTTGACTCAAATATCGACCGTCTGGTTGACGCGGCAATTCAGCCACACCACCTTTACCGTAGGTTAGGAAGTTACCATCACCAATCAAGTTAAACACACCAACTCGAACCACATCTTGGTCAGTACGCGCGCCAGAAGCAGTTGCTACAGAGGCACTAAACTTGGCTACTTTACCTTGCTGCACAAGCTCGTTAAAAAGCTCACGCCACACTGACTCAACCTCACCAGCCGTCACAAGCTGATTCGCTTGATTCGATACTTTCTTGGAAATTTCGTCAAAATTAGCACCACGACCTGGGTACTGAGCCGACACGATAGAAGTGTCGAAACGGGCTTCTGCCTCACCAACTACCTGCTGTACGGCACCAAATAAATCTTTCAGATTACCGAGTGCAGCTTGGCGAGCGGTACGAATCGTATTCAACTCTTCGTTATTTGCGGCGTATTGGTTTTCAAGCGCTTCACTGCGCGCATCCAATGTCGCACGCTGTGCTTTTAGATTTGCCAGAATGGCAGCTTTACCGCCGCCAGCTGAACGAAATCGATTCTCTAAATCAGTCGCTGCTTTGCTTTTTTGCAAACTGCCACTTTTAACATCAGATAGAAGTTGGTCGACAGTTTGAGCTTGAACTGGGGCGAAGGCGAACGTTGCTGTAATAGCAATAGCTGTTAATAAACGCTTCATGATTACGCACCCTCCGGAGCATTGATAGGCAGACTTAGCAGTTCAGGCGCAGTCGTTTTAGCCGCGACCTTGATTGCTTTTCGGATATTTCGATTGTCGCTGGCAGGCAGCGGCTTCCAAGTATTATTCACTGAATCCCACATCCCAGAATTTTTCTGATCGGTAGTTTGGTAATAAAGCGCAATGCGACCGATACGGAGCATATCAACTTCTACTTCGGTGCCACCAATACTCTGAGTTGCTTTATAAGCTTCAGAGGTTGTGCCGTATTCGAGCTCAACATTATAGATATCCATAATACTGCGGTAGCGACTAGAGGTTGTGGCATCAGGGTTCTTCATCAAATCTTTCAATTGAATGATGCTCTTAACACGCTCTTCTTTATGAAAAGGCAAATCTGCTTTCACAAACGCTTCCAAAGCGGCCAACATTTTGCTCAAAACTGGCGCC contains:
- a CDS encoding MotA/TolQ/ExbB proton channel family protein translates to MYGSSNVIRSGVSRSVALLLVVLLVPFSSGVQAQANESTRALDINRILSATNSAASRERTANTARENQFKAERSKQQGRLNAMRNERARQERISDELDRQFKANETKIIALQEDLAKELGDLKQLFGVIQLSASEAQESYKTSLISAQYPDRAENLRQMVAKMASLTDLVSITEIEDLWYQLQNEMTEQGKVVKYTAPVNYVVGYEVDENGELLKNDNGNPIPIYEKQDKVVTRVGVFNAVTGGDILQYSEGLGFVALERQMRGDFTSRAIDLQNSTSDVTPFLMDPTKGALLSALVLAPSVGEKVKEGGIVGYVIITLGVLALLIAAFRILVLIGVEGKVRKQAKDLKRPSLRNPLGRVLKVFQDNPNTDPETMELKLGEAMLKESPKLNSWIMFIKIIAVVAPLLGLLGTVTGMIQTFQAITLYGAGDPKTMAGGISQALVTTVLGLVVAIPTVFAHWMASSRARRVEGILEEHAAGLIAEQYEAQR
- a CDS encoding DUF3450 domain-containing protein, with product MRTVVLKSVVKKSVLCLSLAALMPFTAYADKTDDILNSGIKRQGSGAASQKRIDAISEQTEKVIADYHQQRKNVEVLKKFNDRMRRTLQAQEVAMQRLERSIEDASLIERQIVPLMLSMIDGLERFIAADVPFKLEERRARVGRIKGYLTNANISAAERFRQVLEAYSIENAYGQSIDVFVEELELPQGTLSVNMLQVGRSGLYYLTTDGKQAGYWDTSAKVWKALDSSHNAGIAQAIRMTQDKEVKGLMLLPTKAPEAI
- a CDS encoding tetratricopeptide repeat protein, translating into MNTMNFLKTITASVATAVLMVPMFVAVEVAVFGAQQAVAQEEGASNKRQTKRVESIRQKHMKTFEKIQLSFEEKRTNETKALLDKLAQDPELNNIEKAYLHNYRGNICFEEDNLNCALREFKLVTATREGLSDAFYNQMLYVIAQVLFSQENYREALKYAQQWFKTQQDPAADAYMLVGQAHYMLKDYDAALPNVQKGISKYEEVGSVPKEGWLQLLSQIYRQKNDYRKMLPVLKQLVQFYPKKSYLLTMASVYNELDDQPRMTAMYQALYDQNLLTSEAEVVALAQLNMSLDNPYAAAQIMEKGLNSGVIKGVLKNYRIYAQALFAAKEYEKALAPLEKAAGLAKDGKLYNQLGLSLIQLNRWREAESALKKAINKGGLQNTGGVFISLGLAQFEQKQFVEAEATFNRATNYEKVSGDARNWIRYVKSEVIRIRELEAPIPEIDTSVEPIT
- a CDS encoding TonB family protein → MFRSIQSLVIAVFVTLGLIVGMYALIKMEEPELVESQDLKLPDFKFNPKNEEVQTITPKPQRPDEVEQQPDVPDVQVVADRLDINSNFALGAVKVGINRDLKGFNSNDGEYLPIFRPPPIYPRRAAERGLCGSVDLRYTVTSSGTVTNPEVMASTSSMFESAAKKAALKYKYKPRQVGGKPVDVSGVEIRVVFEMEGGC
- a CDS encoding ExbD/TolR family protein translates to MRRALRNRQEEDAKIDITPMLDVVFIMLIFFIVTASFIKESGAKVTKPEAVNAVKHPKASILLAIDENNDIWLDRRVIDPRAIKANVARLRAETPDGEVIVQADIESNAETVMKVVDALKEAGIQLPTVATKSE
- a CDS encoding MotA/TolQ/ExbB proton channel family protein, coding for MPEFILVIFEYIRDFMELGGPVLYLIAGLLIIMWFMIIERIFYIRGAHRSAVKSAIEEWESRTERKSWAAHQVREELVSRVASKLRENLSMIQACVALAPLFGLLGTVTGMIEVFQVMAINGTSNARAMAGGVSRATVPTMAGMVAALSGLFLSFWLQRKAEQEREKLNENLTLDH
- a CDS encoding MotA/TolQ/ExbB proton channel family protein — encoded protein: MKRLLTAIAITATFAFAPVQAQTVDQLLSDVKSGSLQKSKAATDLENRFRSAGGGKAAILANLKAQRATLDARSEALENQYAANNEELNTIRTARQAALGNLKDLFGAVQQVVGEAEARFDTSIVSAQYPGRGANFDEISKKVSNQANQLVTAGEVESVWRELFNELVQQGKVAKFSASVATASGARTDQDVVRVGVFNLIGDGNFLTYGKGGVAELPRQPDGRYLSQAGDLFGAAGSGGTVNFALDPTQGRLLDAAVESPSLRERIDQGGPVGYIILGVGLFAALIAIYKIVTLFGVAASVNKQAKNPGSPSTKNPLGRVLKAVTDNPTKDTEAMELRLSEAIMKETPKLTSWLMFLKIVSVVAPLAGLLGTVLGMIETFQSITLFGAGDPKLMAGGISQALVTTVCGLVVAIPIVLLHTAAASKAKRVEEILEEQSAGMVARQIES